The stretch of DNA GAATTTGGAACCAAACTGTTTCGGGTTGAATGAAAAAAGTACTCATTGCCAATCGTGGCGAAATTGCCCTTCGAATCATCCGTGCTTGCCATGAACTTGGTCTAGAAACCGTGGCCATTTTTTCTGAAGCAGATCGTGAATCTTTGCATGTGCTTTGTGCCGATGAGGCTGTTTGTATTGGAAAAGCAAAAGCTACAGATTCGTATTTGAAAATTTCTACGATTTTATCTGCTGCGGAAATCACCAATGCCGATGCGATCCATCCAGGCTATGGATTTTTAAGTGAAAAACCTGAATTTGCTTCGCTTTGTGAATCGGCCCATGTCAAATTTATAGGTCCTAATTCGAAGACAATTTCTCTTTTAGGAGACAAAGCTCAAGCTAAAAAGACAGCAAAAAAAGCTAAGTGTCCTATTATTCCTGGCAGTGATGGCGTGGTTAAAGAATTAGAAGAGGGCATTAAAATCGCCAAAAAGATCGGCTATCCCATCTTTATCAAAGCGGTTTTTGGAGGAGGGGGCAAAGGAATACGCATTGCTCAAAATGAAGAGGAGTTTGTCAAACTCTTTATCGCAGCTCAAGCAGAAGCGCAAGTCAATTTTGGCCATCCTGACATCTATTTGGAAAAACAGATTGAAAATCCACGCCATATTGAAGTGCAAGTGCTTGGTGATGAACATGGCAACGTAGTGCACCTATTTGAGCGCGATTGCACTCTGCAGCGTCGTCGTCAAAAATTGATTGAAGAAGCACCTAGTCCTGCCATTAGCTCATCTCTTCGCGAAAAAATGGGTCAAGCGGCAGTGGGTGTTGCCAAATATGCGAATTATCATTCTGCAGGAACGGTGGAATTTCTTTTAGACGAAGACAACAACTTTTATTTCATGGAGATGAATACACGCATTCAGGTTGAGCACACGGTGACAGAAGAAATTACAGGAATTGACATTATCAAAGCGCAGTTGCAAATCGCGCAAGGCCAAAAGCTCCCCTTTAAACAAAAAGACATTCATATCAATGGCCATGCAATCCAATTTCGTATCAACGCAGAAGATCCTGCAAACAATTTTATGCCCCGTCCAG from Chlamydiota bacterium encodes:
- the accC gene encoding Biotin carboxylase, whose product is MKKVLIANRGEIALRIIRACHELGLETVAIFSEADRESLHVLCADEAVCIGKAKATDSYLKISTILSAAEITNADAIHPGYGFLSEKPEFASLCESAHVKFIGPNSKTISLLGDKAQAKKTAKKAKCPIIPGSDGVVKELEEGIKIAKKIGYPIFIKAVFGGGGKGIRIAQNEEEFVKLFIAAQAEAQVNFGHPDIYLEKQIENPRHIEVQVLGDEHGNVVHLFERDCTLQRRRQKLIEEAPSPAISSSLREKMGQAAVGVAKYANYHSAGTVEFLLDEDNNFYFMEMNTRIQVEHTVTEEITGIDIIKAQLQIAQGQKLPFKQKDIHINGHAIQFRINAEDPANNFMPRPGILDYYMAPGGPHVRVDSNCYAGYKIPPYYDSMIAKLIVRGKNRDEAIEVGKRALKEFHIGGVPTTIPFHLFMLEEEKFLTSDNNIFTIDKMLEEGVEFALVSQD